One genomic region from Sphingobacterium multivorum encodes:
- a CDS encoding SusC/RagA family TonB-linked outer membrane protein, with the protein MAKFYKVGLSAMMMFTVGASMAQQKISITGRITDSQGAPLAGVTIREKGGSASTSTNATGTYSLSVSSSATIVISYIGYQNQEVSVNGRNVVNVTMDGTSSVIDEVVVVGYGQQKKAKLLGSVATIDSKQLESRAVTNVSSALSGLAAGVQVKVGNGKPGSDGATIRVRGTGTMNNNDALVIIDGIQGTMDAVNPEDIENISVLKDASSAAIYGARAANGVILITTKKGRSGQAPQITYSGLFSRTTPSVKPVFQSDYLKHMKLFQEAAENIGDKSPYTQSAIDAWTAANADPNGMTAAGIPNYVAFPNTNWGDWIYDNGWLKNHNIGVLGGSEKIRYNLSGRIQDNPGIMHNTGMKRYEGRVNLETDITNFLTVGTQTFVVKEERSMASDENLYNFLRQTTPGIYPMYDGKFGGAVLSSGESSQLNNLMLYLYDNKGSNERTQLNSTLFANIKLLKGLTFETKFNYQSRFDEVKSWSTPSDRWDFSTMTLVTSPINLAQMTTGQSYRKIYRKSFDNVLRYNTVIDKHSISALVGHNEFYYNDSGFNASTKGLIDATITNIGTGTEMNSIGGFESDNSMRSFFGRVSYDYDAKYLAEFSLRRDGASKFGLGKKYGTFPSVSVGYVLSKEPFMEAVNPYVQDIKIRGSWGKLGNDGGDDLNVYGWQGVYGSVGYSFNGAQANGLRLSRFGNDLLQWEDSENKELGLEFATLNRRAFIEMNVYDRKTSNIIRTAKMPLTAGTASPPFFNQASMRNRGIEFNLNWRDKIGDFHYNIGGNFAYNKNEVTKFEGKLVQGMVDDGSGKMVWQTNLGDVSTGGVNRRLEGYRLDEFYLRQVYKGDGSYFNADGSVNINGGPTTGMIRTDKDYEWVKAMKAGGYSFLNSSQQIGDSYGTTKMYYGDLIYADLNGDGVYGNTADQYFTGTSTSPKYIYGFNLGFSYKGFDMSMIWAGEAGGQYYWSDIGYNNNVLILGNQVTTRIYDNHYFYNPAVPDDPRTNQNGYFPRLKYGTNAENINNQASDYWLYNANFLKLRNLQVGYTFKKSLTEKFKVRSLRVFFTGENLLMFTDFPGLDPEVGAGAKYPTMKQFAFGLNIGF; encoded by the coding sequence ATGGCAAAGTTTTACAAAGTTGGACTGTCTGCTATGATGATGTTTACTGTGGGTGCGAGTATGGCACAGCAGAAAATTTCGATTACGGGGCGGATTACAGACAGTCAAGGTGCACCTTTAGCGGGTGTAACGATTCGAGAAAAGGGTGGAAGTGCTTCTACTTCTACAAACGCTACTGGTACCTATTCATTGTCCGTGAGTTCTAGTGCGACAATTGTCATTTCCTATATCGGCTATCAAAACCAAGAAGTTAGTGTCAATGGGCGGAATGTTGTCAATGTGACTATGGATGGAACGAGTTCGGTTATTGACGAGGTTGTTGTTGTGGGGTATGGACAACAAAAGAAGGCTAAATTGCTCGGTTCGGTTGCTACAATTGATTCAAAACAACTCGAAAGTAGGGCGGTTACTAATGTTTCTTCCGCTCTTTCAGGTCTAGCGGCAGGCGTTCAAGTTAAGGTTGGTAATGGCAAGCCTGGTAGTGATGGTGCAACAATACGTGTCCGAGGAACAGGTACGATGAACAATAATGATGCACTCGTTATCATAGATGGTATCCAAGGAACTATGGACGCTGTAAATCCGGAGGACATTGAAAATATATCAGTATTAAAGGATGCTTCCTCAGCAGCGATATATGGGGCTCGTGCAGCAAATGGAGTTATTCTAATAACAACAAAAAAAGGGAGATCTGGACAGGCTCCTCAGATAACTTATTCTGGTTTATTTTCTAGAACTACGCCGAGTGTGAAGCCAGTTTTTCAAAGTGATTATTTGAAACATATGAAGTTATTTCAAGAAGCTGCGGAAAATATCGGTGATAAAAGTCCCTATACACAGAGTGCAATTGATGCATGGACTGCTGCTAATGCAGACCCAAATGGAATGACAGCAGCTGGGATTCCAAACTATGTAGCCTTTCCAAATACCAATTGGGGCGATTGGATCTACGATAATGGTTGGCTTAAAAATCATAATATCGGGGTCCTAGGAGGAAGCGAAAAAATTCGATATAATCTGTCCGGAAGAATTCAAGATAATCCTGGTATTATGCATAATACTGGTATGAAACGTTACGAAGGGAGGGTGAATCTCGAGACTGATATTACTAATTTCTTGACAGTCGGCACCCAGACATTTGTCGTTAAAGAGGAACGCTCAATGGCTTCGGATGAGAATCTTTATAATTTTTTGAGACAAACCACTCCAGGGATATACCCCATGTATGATGGGAAATTCGGAGGTGCAGTGCTTAGCTCTGGGGAATCTTCTCAATTGAACAACTTGATGTTGTATCTCTACGATAATAAAGGGAGTAATGAACGCACTCAATTGAACTCAACTTTATTCGCTAATATTAAACTTTTGAAAGGGTTAACCTTTGAGACTAAGTTTAATTACCAGAGTCGTTTTGATGAAGTAAAAAGTTGGTCAACCCCTTCTGATCGCTGGGATTTTTCTACAATGACTCTTGTAACATCGCCTATCAATCTCGCTCAAATGACCACGGGACAATCTTATAGGAAAATTTATAGAAAATCGTTTGATAATGTTTTACGTTATAATACTGTAATTGATAAGCATTCGATTAGTGCATTAGTTGGTCATAATGAATTTTATTATAACGATTCTGGGTTTAATGCATCTACAAAAGGTTTGATAGATGCTACGATAACCAATATTGGTACTGGCACTGAAATGAATAGTATTGGTGGATTTGAATCAGACAATTCAATGCGTTCTTTTTTTGGTCGTGTAAGTTATGATTATGACGCAAAATATTTAGCGGAGTTCAGCTTACGCCGTGACGGAGCCTCAAAATTTGGCCTTGGTAAAAAGTATGGTACGTTCCCTTCTGTTTCTGTCGGGTACGTATTGTCCAAGGAGCCATTTATGGAAGCCGTGAATCCTTATGTGCAGGATATTAAAATTCGCGGATCATGGGGTAAATTAGGGAATGATGGTGGAGATGATCTGAATGTCTATGGTTGGCAAGGTGTATATGGCTCGGTGGGTTATTCATTTAATGGAGCTCAGGCTAATGGATTAAGACTATCACGTTTTGGTAATGATTTATTACAGTGGGAAGATTCTGAGAATAAAGAGTTGGGGCTAGAATTCGCGACATTAAATCGCCGGGCGTTCATCGAGATGAATGTTTACGATCGTAAAACCTCCAATATTATTCGTACGGCGAAGATGCCTCTTACTGCGGGAACAGCAAGTCCACCATTTTTCAATCAAGCTTCAATGCGTAATAGAGGTATTGAGTTTAATCTAAATTGGAGAGACAAAATTGGTGATTTTCACTATAATATTGGTGGAAATTTTGCATACAATAAAAATGAGGTCACCAAATTTGAAGGTAAGCTGGTACAAGGGATGGTGGATGATGGATCCGGTAAAATGGTTTGGCAGACTAATTTGGGGGATGTATCCACAGGGGGAGTCAATCGGAGGTTAGAAGGTTATCGCCTTGACGAATTCTACCTACGTCAAGTTTATAAAGGCGATGGTAGCTATTTCAATGCCGATGGATCAGTAAACATCAATGGGGGACCTACTACAGGAATGATCCGTACCGATAAGGACTATGAATGGGTAAAAGCAATGAAAGCCGGCGGGTATTCGTTCTTGAATTCATCTCAGCAAATAGGAGATAGTTACGGTACGACAAAGATGTACTATGGGGACCTAATTTATGCAGATTTAAATGGAGATGGTGTTTATGGTAACACTGCCGACCAATATTTTACCGGAACCTCAACAAGTCCAAAATATATCTATGGTTTTAATTTAGGTTTCTCCTATAAGGGTTTTGATATGTCTATGATCTGGGCTGGAGAAGCAGGCGGGCAATATTATTGGTCAGATATTGGTTATAACAACAATGTGTTGATATTAGGCAATCAAGTCACAACAAGGATATATGACAATCACTATTTCTATAATCCCGCTGTACCAGATGATCCACGTACCAATCAAAATGGTTATTTCCCTAGGTTAAAATACGGAACAAATGCCGAAAATATAAATAATCAGGCAAGCGACTATTGGTTGTACAACGCAAATTTTCTGAAGCTTAGAAATCTTCAAGTTGGCTATACATTTAAGAAGAGTTTGACAGAAAAGTTCAAAGTGCGCAGTTTAAGAGTGTTTTTCACTGGTGAAAATCTATTGATGTTTACAGATTTCCCAGGTTTGGATCCCGAAGTTGGCGCAGGCGCTAAGTATCCAACAATGAAGCAATTTGCATTTGGTTTGAATATTGGATTCTAA
- a CDS encoding RagB/SusD family nutrient uptake outer membrane protein translates to MENNKRKYNLWSKKLMLVITLGTTALLSSCQKDLLDTVPKTQVLTNNMWLTENLTDQGVNGVYQALRLGQTLYVYDSYVTLQGRDNSTLMNATATSSSGIFSSTWQSLYEGVHRSNNAIYGITNVSPVGAEKKARLLAEVKFLRAFYYYRLNQLYKGVPIYTEPIEWNKVDKPRSSEQEVWSLVIKDLTDCINEPQLPGRYEKGNSNFGKISKSAAYALRGKVYMYTQEWAKAIADFEQVKNLGHTLFNSYSDLFKGSNEQSPEIIFSIQNIALAGYGSDYQFRFGSRSAFGSNWNTYLVHPDAVDRYQRKDGAKFNWDDYIPGYNSMAPKKREVFFLRNNLTATEITNMEKKGLDMSLYLPTGNEQRILKAYTDRDPRLASNVILPYSTFIGANGATDQTFTSRWPYRQEFGGVFDLRTDIVPNFYYYPRKFVYEGANPGIPNREAGAYDYIVIRYADILLLWAEALNESKKPGEAVLKVNEVRKRAGVGELALGLGEQDLRKEIREERRRELMCEGVIYFDELRWKTLKETSFYTGNGIKEVWGGVISGYDWRGDQLYTWPIPQIEREQNTGLTQNSGWDD, encoded by the coding sequence ATGGAAAATAATAAAAGAAAATATAATTTGTGGAGTAAGAAACTAATGTTGGTAATTACTCTTGGTACAACAGCTTTGCTTTCTTCTTGCCAGAAGGATTTATTGGATACAGTTCCTAAAACGCAAGTGTTAACAAATAATATGTGGTTAACCGAGAACCTTACCGACCAAGGGGTTAATGGAGTGTACCAAGCCTTGCGTCTTGGTCAGACGCTATATGTTTATGATTCCTATGTTACACTTCAAGGTCGTGATAATTCAACTTTGATGAACGCAACAGCAACCAGTTCTTCGGGTATTTTCTCCTCCACTTGGCAAAGTCTTTATGAAGGTGTTCACCGGAGTAACAATGCGATCTACGGGATCACTAACGTTTCGCCTGTTGGTGCAGAGAAAAAAGCAAGATTGCTTGCTGAGGTGAAATTCTTACGAGCGTTTTATTATTATCGTTTAAATCAGCTTTATAAAGGAGTTCCTATATATACAGAGCCAATTGAGTGGAATAAAGTTGATAAACCAAGGAGCTCAGAACAAGAAGTTTGGAGCCTTGTTATCAAAGACCTTACAGATTGTATCAATGAGCCACAGTTGCCTGGACGCTATGAAAAAGGGAATTCAAATTTTGGTAAGATATCTAAGTCGGCAGCTTATGCTTTGCGCGGTAAAGTCTATATGTATACCCAAGAATGGGCTAAAGCGATTGCCGATTTTGAACAGGTCAAAAATTTAGGTCATACTTTATTCAACAGTTATTCCGATCTTTTTAAAGGGAGTAATGAACAAAGTCCCGAGATTATATTTAGTATTCAGAATATTGCCCTTGCCGGATATGGTTCTGACTATCAATTTAGATTTGGCTCGAGGTCTGCTTTTGGATCAAATTGGAATACTTATCTCGTGCATCCAGATGCGGTAGATAGATATCAAAGAAAAGATGGTGCTAAATTTAACTGGGATGACTACATACCTGGGTATAATTCAATGGCTCCTAAAAAAAGAGAGGTATTTTTCTTGCGGAATAATTTGACTGCAACGGAAATTACAAATATGGAGAAAAAAGGGCTCGATATGTCATTGTATTTACCAACAGGCAACGAGCAACGCATTTTGAAGGCATATACAGATCGTGATCCGAGGTTAGCTAGTAATGTAATTCTGCCATATTCAACTTTTATTGGAGCAAATGGAGCTACAGATCAAACGTTTACCTCGAGGTGGCCTTATAGACAGGAATTCGGAGGAGTATTTGATTTACGCACAGACATTGTACCTAATTTTTATTACTACCCCCGTAAGTTTGTCTACGAAGGAGCCAATCCGGGTATCCCAAACAGAGAAGCTGGAGCATATGATTACATTGTCATACGTTATGCGGATATCCTTTTGTTATGGGCAGAGGCACTAAATGAATCAAAGAAACCTGGTGAGGCTGTGCTAAAAGTAAATGAAGTAAGAAAGCGTGCAGGGGTTGGCGAGTTAGCTTTAGGGTTAGGTGAACAGGATCTCAGGAAGGAAATCCGTGAAGAACGCAGACGCGAATTGATGTGTGAAGGTGTTATTTATTTTGACGAGTTGCGCTGGAAAACGTTGAAAGAAACATCTTTTTATACTGGAAATGGTATTAAAGAGGTATGGGGAGGAGTTATTTCAGGCTATGATTGGCGAGGAGATCAATTATATACTTGGCCTATTCCTCAAATTGAAAGAGAACAGAATACTGGTCTGACACAAAATAGTGGCTGGGATGATTAA
- a CDS encoding DUF2264 domain-containing protein, whose translation MKRRFLLKLLGGAGVGALTASLPIEAEASSLDNKTSVNENDRAYWVSVLHKMAAPILSNISKQQWRKNMPMEVSPTFDSRDPGVGYLEAFGRLLAGMAPWLALPDDVTEEGKLRKKLRDQALLGIQYGVDPKSPDYFTWRGPSSQTLVDAAHLALAFLRAPQALWQPLDQTTKQRVIEEFKLLRRIKPNESNWLLFAAMTETFLYSIGEECAREKIDYAVNKFDQEWYVGDGWYSDGAHFSFDHYNGYVIHCMQVESLRHNIPAGGKYKEMYERAYKRMQRYAHHLERMISPEGHYVVVGRSSTYKNAAFQPLATVALENKLPEDISKGQVRAALTTILRHIYIDKTFAPSGWLRMGVVGDKQSNLADYYTNAGSMYVASLSFLPLGLPANDEFWTCAPQPWTSQKCWNAEQFPKDYYVSY comes from the coding sequence ATGAAGAGAAGATTCCTATTAAAATTGTTAGGCGGAGCTGGAGTTGGCGCATTGACTGCGTCTCTACCAATAGAAGCAGAGGCAAGCAGTTTGGACAATAAGACAAGCGTTAACGAAAACGATCGCGCCTATTGGGTATCTGTCTTACATAAGATGGCTGCTCCAATATTAAGTAATATCAGCAAGCAACAATGGCGTAAAAATATGCCGATGGAGGTAAGTCCGACTTTTGATAGTAGGGATCCTGGAGTCGGATACCTAGAAGCTTTTGGTCGCTTGTTGGCGGGAATGGCACCTTGGTTGGCACTGCCGGATGACGTTACTGAGGAAGGAAAATTGCGAAAAAAATTACGCGATCAAGCATTACTCGGTATACAGTATGGTGTAGATCCTAAATCACCGGATTATTTTACCTGGCGAGGTCCTTCGTCTCAAACACTCGTGGACGCAGCGCATCTTGCACTGGCCTTTTTGAGGGCCCCCCAAGCTTTATGGCAACCTTTGGACCAAACCACTAAGCAAAGAGTCATTGAAGAGTTTAAACTACTGCGCAGGATTAAGCCGAATGAAAGTAATTGGTTGTTGTTTGCTGCAATGACAGAAACATTTCTTTACAGCATAGGGGAGGAATGTGCACGGGAAAAGATCGATTACGCGGTCAATAAATTTGATCAGGAATGGTATGTAGGAGACGGTTGGTATAGTGATGGCGCCCATTTTAGTTTTGATCACTACAACGGGTATGTGATCCATTGTATGCAGGTTGAGTCGCTGCGTCATAATATCCCAGCAGGTGGAAAATACAAAGAGATGTATGAACGGGCATACAAACGGATGCAGCGCTATGCGCACCATTTAGAGCGCATGATTTCGCCGGAAGGTCATTATGTCGTTGTTGGCCGTTCCTCAACCTATAAGAATGCCGCTTTTCAGCCACTAGCAACAGTAGCTCTAGAAAATAAGTTGCCCGAAGATATCTCGAAGGGTCAGGTCAGGGCTGCGTTGACCACTATACTTCGACATATTTATATTGACAAAACCTTTGCGCCATCTGGATGGCTGCGTATGGGCGTGGTGGGTGATAAACAATCCAATCTTGCAGATTACTATACAAATGCAGGGTCTATGTATGTGGCCTCCTTGTCGTTTTTGCCATTGGGACTACCAGCAAACGATGAGTTCTGGACCTGCGCTCCACAACCATGGACCTCCCAAAAATGCTGGAATGCCGAGCAATTTCCCAAAGATTATTATGTAAGTTATTAA
- a CDS encoding glycoside hydrolase family 88 protein, with protein MKIQHYITGALMIGLGMQGISCSSQRNLRAVKLGLDKEFVRTNLEDAHKQIAYLSASINESDMPTTYKDGKYVNWGSSWWCSGFYPGTVLYLYEYTKDEKLLTEAKSKLKELEKEKNNKGTHDLGFMLYCSFGNALRLTGDSAAYKEILSTGAASLATRFHEAPKTIRSWDGGKNWDGQPWTYPVIIDNMMNLEFLTEVSKMTGDKRYRDIAITHANTTMVNHYRKDYSSYHVVDYNPKDGRIISRKTAQGAFDESAWARGQSWGLYGYTMMYRETGDKKYLEQARHIAQFYLNHPNLPKDLIPYWDMDQNKLTPDSKYYSQKDLRDVSTASVTASALLELAQYTTGSESQLYISKAEQMLRSLSAKPYKADYKEAGGYILKHSVGSIPHKTEVDVPLTYADYYYVEALVRYDRLLRGEKVIKP; from the coding sequence ATGAAGATACAGCACTATATTACGGGAGCTTTAATGATCGGGCTAGGAATGCAGGGAATTTCCTGTTCTAGTCAGCGAAACCTAAGAGCAGTGAAACTGGGACTTGACAAAGAATTTGTCCGTACCAATTTGGAAGATGCACATAAACAAATCGCCTATCTTTCCGCATCGATCAATGAATCGGATATGCCGACGACGTATAAAGATGGTAAATATGTGAATTGGGGGTCAAGTTGGTGGTGTTCGGGATTTTATCCCGGTACAGTGTTATACTTATACGAGTATACCAAGGACGAAAAACTTTTGACGGAAGCAAAAAGCAAATTAAAAGAACTCGAAAAGGAAAAGAACAACAAGGGAACACATGATTTGGGCTTTATGTTGTACTGCAGCTTTGGTAATGCATTACGCTTGACGGGAGATTCGGCTGCTTACAAGGAGATTTTAAGTACTGGAGCAGCGTCGTTGGCAACACGTTTCCACGAAGCACCCAAAACTATCCGTTCATGGGACGGTGGAAAAAACTGGGATGGGCAGCCTTGGACCTATCCGGTAATCATCGACAATATGATGAACCTGGAGTTTTTGACGGAAGTTTCCAAGATGACAGGTGATAAGCGCTATCGTGATATCGCTATAACGCATGCAAATACAACAATGGTCAATCACTATCGAAAAGATTATAGTTCCTATCATGTCGTGGATTACAATCCAAAAGATGGACGTATTATTTCGAGAAAGACTGCCCAAGGTGCTTTTGACGAGTCTGCATGGGCTAGGGGACAGTCGTGGGGGCTTTATGGCTATACGATGATGTACCGCGAGACCGGCGACAAGAAATATCTGGAGCAAGCGCGGCATATTGCGCAGTTTTATCTGAATCATCCCAACCTTCCAAAAGATCTAATTCCCTATTGGGATATGGACCAAAACAAGCTTACACCGGACAGTAAATATTATAGCCAAAAAGACCTTCGCGATGTGTCGACAGCTTCGGTGACAGCTTCGGCTTTGCTGGAATTGGCACAATACACAACAGGTAGCGAAAGCCAGCTGTACATTTCTAAAGCTGAACAAATGCTGCGGTCGCTTTCTGCTAAACCCTACAAAGCAGATTATAAAGAAGCAGGTGGATATATCTTGAAGCATAGTGTGGGTTCAATTCCACATAAAACAGAGGTAGATGTGCCTTTAACCTATGCCGATTACTATTATGTAGAGGCCTTGGTGCGGTATGACCGATTGCTCCGTGGAGAAAAGGTAATCAAACCATAA